The proteins below come from a single Geobacillus thermoleovorans genomic window:
- a CDS encoding ROK family transcriptional regulator: MRTGNISLVKKMNKQLVLKLIRDQHPISRADIAKTTGLNKATVSALVDELIAEHFVHESGIGESTGGRRPLMLRFNADAGSLIGVELGVNYLYAVLTNLNADILWEQRRSFRPSEGQEAIIGEMMELIEAAIRRAPATPYGVMGIGIGVPGVVHTESGTVVFAPNLRWDDVALAAVLRQRWPERPVIVENEAKLAALGEKWFGAGNEFAHFVYISAGIGIGAGVVLHHQLYRGVSGLAGEIGHHTIDVNGIRCSCGNIGCWEMYASEKYIERRLAEEGRSEWLDERFSIAAMALAAESDEQLARILEETGRYLGVGLLQVIYAYNPEAVIIGGPIAQAGEYVIGPARQEVRKRILVKKESEPSIISSKLKEKSCAIGAAASVLEAVVLPPEFAAV; encoded by the coding sequence GTGCGGACAGGAAACATTTCTCTTGTAAAAAAAATGAATAAACAGCTCGTCTTAAAATTGATTCGCGACCAGCATCCGATTTCGCGCGCCGATATCGCCAAGACAACCGGATTGAACAAGGCCACTGTCTCCGCGCTTGTTGACGAACTGATCGCCGAGCATTTCGTCCATGAAAGCGGAATCGGCGAGTCAACCGGCGGGCGCCGGCCGCTCATGCTTCGCTTCAACGCCGACGCCGGCTCGCTTATCGGCGTTGAGCTGGGGGTGAACTATTTGTATGCCGTGTTGACCAATTTAAACGCGGACATTCTTTGGGAGCAACGGCGTTCGTTCCGCCCGTCTGAAGGGCAGGAGGCGATCATCGGCGAAATGATGGAGCTCATCGAGGCGGCCATCCGCCGGGCGCCGGCGACACCGTACGGTGTGATGGGAATCGGCATCGGCGTGCCGGGCGTCGTCCATACCGAAAGCGGGACCGTTGTGTTTGCTCCGAACTTGCGCTGGGACGATGTCGCCTTGGCGGCTGTTTTGCGGCAACGGTGGCCTGAGCGTCCTGTCATTGTCGAGAATGAGGCGAAACTGGCGGCGCTTGGAGAAAAGTGGTTCGGCGCCGGCAACGAGTTCGCCCACTTTGTTTACATCAGCGCCGGAATCGGCATTGGCGCCGGCGTCGTTCTTCACCATCAGCTCTATCGGGGTGTCAGCGGCCTAGCTGGTGAAATCGGCCATCATACGATCGATGTCAACGGCATTCGCTGCAGCTGCGGCAACATCGGCTGCTGGGAAATGTATGCGTCGGAAAAATACATTGAGCGCCGTTTGGCTGAAGAAGGGCGTTCCGAATGGCTCGATGAACGCTTTTCCATCGCTGCGATGGCGTTGGCAGCAGAAAGCGATGAACAGCTGGCGCGCATTTTGGAGGAAACGGGGCGCTATCTCGGCGTTGGATTGTTGCAGGTGATTTATGCGTACAATCCAGAAGCAGTCATCATCGGCGGTCCGATTGCCCAAGCGGGCGAGTATGTGATCGGTCCGGCGCGCCAAGAAGTGAGAAAGCGGATTCTCGTCAAAAAAGAAAGCGAGCCGTCCATCATCTCCTCCAAGCTGAAAGAGAAAAGCTGCGCCATCGGCGCGGCTGCTTCGGTGCTTGAGGCGGTCGTCCTGCCGCCGGAATTTGCGGCGGTCTAG